From one Malus sylvestris chromosome 1, drMalSylv7.2, whole genome shotgun sequence genomic stretch:
- the LOC126621098 gene encoding uncharacterized protein LOC126621098: protein MKMMITNPAKKILPSASNYTTAAADLLLRPPPPSDADLRKQPQSMGDPCLDLYFGVQVQPDPATQTRTAYKYLNQVLPMAWSHNPLTTLKLICNLRDDSNDLGKSDEKAFYSAALWLHRNHPKTLACNAASIAGEFTESVGTMDDFVQILNRLARARDRYERDSDYRFLLDRVSDLFADHLRSDMRNLKQQPYMDISSAALYCPPIGSSLDRSTLLCESIARILFPREESCPEEEYQSLDYAQRVRARLRTEVLVPLTNFLLSNSSLTHRGFCPVKKYLDELKGGLGQPIEPGALLPHDIIGYVDDEDVGQAAELQWRRMVEDIYLKQGNKLSNCLAVCNVSPTVAHMNVSVALSVLASQLSEEPWKGKVINFSPNPQLHNLATPQGDDDLKSKCAFVRRMHCALEIDLGKVFDLILEVAVDGNLRPDQMIKKVLVLTDFQTIDLAESDYEAIQNKFKAKGYEDAVPQIVYWKLQSWGTPVAPCRRPGVSTLDGFSDNLLKLFLDSNGEVGPYHVMEAAISGKEYENLAVCD from the coding sequence GCAAGCAATTATACAACCGCTGCTGCTGATCTTCTTCTTCGTCCTCCCCCGCCTTCAGACGCAGATCTGCGCAAACAACCCCAATCCATGGGGGACCCTTGCCTTGATCTGTATTTTGGCGTCCAAGTCCAACCAGACCCAGCCACCCAGACGCGGACGGCCTATAAATATCTCAACCAAGTGCTACCGATGGCCTGGTCCCACAATCCCCTCACCACCCTCAAGCTCATTTGTAACCTACGGGACGATTCGAATGATCTCGGAAAATCTGATGAAAAAGCCTTCTACAGTGCCGCCTTATGGCTCCACCGCAACCACCCTAAGACTCTTGCCTGCAACGCCGCCTCTATCGCCGGCGAGTTTACCGAGTCGGTCGGGACTATGGATGACTTCGTCCAGATTCTCAACCGCCTTGCACGAGCCCGTGACAGGTACGAGCGTGACTCGGATTATCGCTTCTTACTCGACCGGGTTTCTGATCTCTTTGCGGACCACTTGCGCTCTGATATGCGAAACTTGAAGCAGCAGCCTTACATGGACATAAGCTCAGCAGCGTTGTATTGCCCTCCCATCGGCTCCTCCCTGGACCGCTCCACTCTGCTCTGCGAAAGCATTGCCAGGATTCTTTTCCCCCGAGAAGAATCATGCCCGGAGGAGGAATACCAAAGCCTTGATTACGCCCAGAGAGTCCGAGCTCGCCTCCGGACGGAGGTGCTGGTGCCCTTGACAAACTTCTTGCTCTCTAACTCCTCGCTCACTCATCGAGGATTCTGCCCCGTTAAGAAGTATTTGGATGAGTTGAAAGGCGGCCTCGGCCAGCCCATTGAGCCCGGCGCTCTCCTCCCACATGACATCATAGGGTATGTGGATGATGAGGATGTCGGGCAAGCAGCTGAGCTTCAGTGGAGGAGAATGGTGGAGGACATCTACTTGAAGCAGGGCAATAAGTTGAGCAACTGCTTGGCCGTGTGTAACGTCTCGCCTACAGTGGCCCACATGAATGTGTCGGTGGCCTTGTCAGTCTTGGCGTCCCAACTGAGTGAAGAGCCGTGGAAAGGAAAGGTGATCAATTTCAGTCCGAACCCTCAGCTGCACAATTTGGCCACACCGCAGGGCGATGATGATCTTAAGTCCAAGTGCGCGTTTGTGAGGAGGATGCATTGCGCCCTGGAAATTGATCTTGGCAAAGTGTTTGATCTGATTCTCGAGGTAGCTGTGGATGGGAATTTGAGGCCGGATCAGATGATTAAGAAGGTCTTGGTGTTGACCGACTTCCAAACCATTGACCTGGCGGAGTCTGATTATGAGGCAATACAAAACAAGTTTAAGGCGAAAGGGTACGAAGATGCGGTGCCGCAGATTGTGTATTGGAAGCTCCAGTCATGGGGGACTCCCGTGGCGCCTTGTAGGCGACCAGGGGTGAGCACCCTGGATGGCTTCTCGGACAACTTGTTGAAGTTGTTCTTGGATAGCAATGGGGAAGTTGGCCCGTACCATGTCATGGAAGCAGCCATCTCTGGCAAAGAGTATGAGAACCTGGCTGTGTGCGACTGA